From Pieris napi chromosome 24, ilPieNapi1.2, whole genome shotgun sequence:
AACGGCCTGTACTGGTTTATTACGagcgattttttatatttagtacaaaaatccaaatcattatattatagatacatttattttttacatatatataactgtttaataataatggacATATATAActgtttaatacatataataattgcaaaattgttttattacagtTCAAGTAGCAAAAATGGAATGGAAAAAACTTCGCGACAATCACCGCGACGCGCTCAAACGCGCGAAGTTAGGCAAGAACAAGTTATTACCCGCGCAAATCACAACATGGAAGTACGCGAAAGCGATGCAATTTCTAGAACCGCACATGAAATATAGAATAACAGAAAACATAGAAATAGAACCATCAAAACACGACGATGTGTCAACAACGGTAGATTATTCGGCGAAACGACGgtgtatagaaaaaaaaagctTGGAAGACGGCGCACTTGAGTCCTTTTTCAAATGCATGTTACAGAGCACCAAAACGATGCCATACTGGATGCAGACACAGGTTAAAAAGAAGATATTTAACGTTATCATTGAGGCTGAAGAGCAGCTTTCGTCTCAAGGTCAAAGTGAGGTCGCGAGTGAATATGAATCGGAACAAACTATTCCTTTAGGCATTGTTAAGGCGGAAATACAAACAGATAGTGACGATTGTACATAGAATTCCGATGGTATTGGTATAACAAACTACACAGTGATCCAAATACTTTATCTACTATATGAAATGCAGGCATAACGGCATAAGACATAATAATCAGTTTAATAtggatatttttctttatatcacatataaagaaaaattatcaaagaaaagtCATGCCATGCCAGCGTAGGTTAAAaagaatgttaattttaaatatttgtgtatttctttttgttttatttacctatttattaatattcctACCTGCTCcgaattcaaaaaaatatatatctaaacGTGAATCATTCTAGATATTGGTGAGAACTGCAAAATGCGTgcagtttttgagtttatcatGATATGCATATGATAGACACGGCGGAGGTCTTGTTatgtatcttatatataaatcacgtGCCACGTTGTTTGTCTTAAACAaactacttttaaattaaatttgcagaccgtgtgcagtttgatccaacttaaaagatagggtaGCTTACATCCTAATTTATAgccacaatattattttattgcaaaatatttgttatttaacagTCACAATtgtaacagatggcgctgtgttgaaagtaccaacgtttcacataagctacaatttaatggcataaccaccaataaagcatggtggtccccatgactggtgttctcctaccgttacCCTTCAATAGTTtcctactatgtaatataacaaaaaacttagccactgcaacgcttggccgagtctgctagtaatctataaatttatacatCTTCACACGCCCAACACATCTTTTTTAACtctaactttatttatacgtATAGGTAgccaagtacacttataaacgtcaagagaaaagatgttaaattgattcttaatttacatttactaccaagTCAAGGGCCaccctttttaatcgccaaattTTGAGTCCTACAacttgtttgaactggagcaagtCAATTCCGAGGATtagaatcatttaaataatcgtcaaatttataaaaagccttattgataaatttacgtttaacgagagttttgaatttactcaatgataattctttaatttcgcttgggagtttgttgtaaaaccGAATTTAATGTACATATAAGGTGGTTTATATTCTGGAGATTTACGGACATAGTACAGACCCGGAGatttagtcaagatgccttaactacgtatatgtagaaagtcgaaaacgaaatttatatgaatatttgtccacacgaactgtcattttcatacaaatttagttttggtGTCTTCTACAAGTCAATGCCTATACCCGAATCCTAAGTTCGGTATTTATGTGgaatttttttgaagtaaaacttctttaggcgcgggtttgcggaacgtcacgaagatgtgcagcgctTTTGTCgattgttttttctttaataatgacgtgctagtataatattatagtgcAATTATTCATACTTGAACACCAatggtgtttttaatacatatcaataccattttttttttgtatttttataagggcACAGAACCAAGACCTTTTTTGCTAAAACCCAGTtggctattttagaaaatgtggGCATAAGTTAGCaatgataataatgaatttgttatattatttggtaattgttaccatatttatgttggtatttctatatacataacaacaaCTAGTTTTAGttcttgtttttaattagcctTAGTATCATTCATTACTATAGAAAGActggcaaaattaaattatgggatttgggcagcttaattactcaataattaatttataatgtttcacttctgccatgtgtactttgtacgcacgcactcgTGATAACAGTATCGCTGTACCaccaattttttaatgttgtcaGCACATGTGACATTACGGATCTTTTAATAGGGAAAAGTTCAGTgttgtaataaaacaatttaatttaattataatttttattaagtcaTTTATACATTACTACCACATCCATGTAATACCGAATTCACAAGTTCAAGcgattaaacattatttgtctTAAAACCTAGTAAAAAGACCTgatcaatataaaatttacataaattacagTTTCcttttaaaggaaaataaagaaaattgatcAGATCTCCttgtacataaattaaaaaaatgggcAAATTTaaatcgaaataattaacctGCTTCAGataattactaaatattaaatcacgTATTCCTACCAGGCGTTTTTAAACCTGTCAAAATGGCATCTGACAGCAGTTGTCAAAGAGCTCCTAATTTGTTagtacaagaaaaatataattaattaaagtattcaTTAAATAGAAGACAAAGAATATTAAGTGGAAATTTAACGTCATTCGAGTTTGACAACTCGTTTGACAGCTGTCAGACGCCTTGTAATGGCTTAAACACTAACGCCCTCTAAGACTCGGGATCGTGGGATTCGTACGTCGACGCTTTGCTtgtctgaaaaaaaaaatgtattattatatttcggaatatttcaagtaaaaaacgtcaaatatatagtatacataactatttttttataatataaacagcccattttagtgggtgcgtttcCGGCATTTAAGTGAGGAGTATTGTCTTTTTAAACGGTCCCGGGAATACTCCCTGGGAGTCAATTACACAGttagcaaaagaaaatgtcaaGTGAAGCTGACTATGGAAGactgaattaaatatttattgccagaatatgatatatatgagatataaatctaaattaaaattatccgtatgaataattttaatttaatcattaatttaataataataaaatattgtgaaaaagGCTAATTCCATGCTCTATTTAGTAagaaaatcattcaaatgcCTTTCACCAAGAACATtcttaaagatatataaatgttacattagaCCACTATTAGAGTATGCCTACAGCATTTGGGATTCTTATTTCATAAAGGATATTAGTATGATTGAAAGGGTTAAAGAAAAGCCAAGAAAATGATCAGCTCACTCAGGAATAAATCTTATAATGAGCGTCTGAAAGCACTTGACTTTACTGATTTAGGAAGTAGGAGATTAAGAGGAAATCTCATTGAAACCTATAAAATCCTCACCACTATAATGTTCCAGGAATTGAGAAGCTcttttaagtgaaaatacacatttgaggggttattctttaaaacttaagaaaaCACAGACTACAGTCGTTAGTAGGATTATAGATTATGATTCCTGTATtgacttttaatttttgacaattgactcaCCTCGCAACTGTCATAAAAGTCCATAGTCGTTTCACTGTCCGGGAAATTCACTGTTATATTCTTGTTCGCTGGAATATTACTGGTATAGTCGAGTCCCGACCAACTGCACGAGTCACCAGATatctatgaaaattaataaattatatatttaatacccttaaattaaaaaaaaagtgcgtgcgtacaaagcacacatgtcagaagtgaaacatCGTtggcaaaataatttttaagtcttgttcatatttatacaaatcttaaactttagatttccgagacttagggtctgtttcacaatgtatggataaagtaccaaatagctatgcaacatataaattatttggaagattgTGCTATtcgacattcatcggactcataacttatgatggactttatgtgacgattagcgctatctgacagtcgtgaaacgcaacaatagtgtttatcctaccaataagtaataaatagctaatttggaacttatgtagaacgtatccgaacattgtgacacagacccttagagggagggaaaaggaagatatgttaggaatttaattaatttaattgtcattaaaatatcaagtatcgaaaattaatacaaattattaatttaatttatttctttgataataaaaacatgtggttttttaatttacaattcgtcataaattctcttaactaaattttaattattccttttattcgcccttctcactctctctcaatcgctctctcccttttcttcgacgttccgtaaaaattttaccctcatgcttCTAAGGAAGTTTCACATCAAAACATGTGTTCAATTCACATGTGGTAAAAATGAAACCTTCCAAAATTTTGGTCTTAAGATAATTAGacgaatgttattttaatttttaagtttattattaattttgataaaaactacaatgattaaaaaagtttttataaattaaatacgtaaattaaaaataaacatagtgtataaatatgtaaattagactttttcatctaattatagtattaaccttttctttaatt
This genomic window contains:
- the LOC125061921 gene encoding uncharacterized protein LOC125061921, coding for MEKFIEAVRLQPCLWNPLDPDYREMHVKDEAWTTVVEIYNNRSIANIQVAKMEWKKLRDNHRDALKRAKLGKNKLLPAQITTWKYAKAMQFLEPHMKYRITENIEIEPSKHDDVSTTVDYSAKRRCIEKKSLEDGALESFFKCMLQSTKTMPYWMQTQVKKKIFNVIIEAEEQLSSQGQSEVASEYESEQTIPLGIVKAEIQTDSDDCT